A genomic segment from Clarias gariepinus isolate MV-2021 ecotype Netherlands chromosome 11, CGAR_prim_01v2, whole genome shotgun sequence encodes:
- the LOC128533553 gene encoding dehydrogenase/reductase SDR family member 13-like codes for MAELILLVGVFVGVYFLIRNIVAGKRCKSKVELHGKTVIVTGSNTGIGRETAVDLARRGARVILACRSVVRGEAALAIVKRESKSSNVVFMQLDLASLESVRSFAETFLKTEKRLDILINNAGIFLQGTTEDGLGLMFGVNHIGHFLLTNLLLDRLKDCAPSRVVTVSSALHDYGNLDFNLLSAHKEFGTGNSLMNVMRIYSNSKLCNVLFTHELAKRLQGTGVTCYSLHPGAINSELGRYGQPFMRKVAKVIGALFFKDVESGAQTTLYCALQEGIEGLSGQYFSNCGLKKVRPKAQDDAVAKKLWEVSEKFCGLA; via the exons ATGGCTGAGCTTATCCTACTAGTCGGAGTTTTCGTAggcgtttattttttaattcgcAACATTGTTGCAGGAAAGAGATGTAAGAGCAAAGTGGAGCTGCACGGGAAAACCGTTATCGTTaccg GTAGTAACACAGGGATCGGAAGAGAGACAGCTGTAGATTTGGCCCGGAGAGGAGCTCGTGTTATTCTCGCCTGCCGCAGCGTAGTACGTGGTGAAGCGGCTCTTGCTATCGTCAAAAGA gaaAGCAAAAGCAGTAACGTGGTGTTCATGCAGCTGGATCTGGCCAGTCTGGAGTCTGTTCGCTCTTTTGCtgaaacattccttaaaacagagAAAAGACTGGACATTCTTATCAACAATGCAG GGATTTTCTTGCAGGGCACTACAGAGGATGGTCTTGGGTTAATGTTTGGAGTCAATCATATCGGCCACTTCCTCCTGACCAATCTCTTACTGGACAGACTCAAAGATTGTGCACCAAGCAGAGTTGTTACTGTATCATCAGCGCTTCATGATTATGGGAACCTTGACTTTAACCTCCTCAGTGCTCATAAGGAATTTGGAACAGGCAACTCTTTAATGAATGTCATGAGGATATATAGCAACAGTAAGCTGTGCAACGTGCTGTTCACACATGAGCTTGCAAAGAGGCTTCAAGGAACTGGGGTCACTTGCTACAGCCTCCATCCAG GTGCTATCAATTCCGAGTTGGGTCGCTATGGTCAGCCATTTATGAGGAAGGTAGCAAAAGTCATTGGAGCCTTGTTCTTTAAAGATGTGGAGTCCGGTGCCCAGACTACTCTATACTGTGCACTGCAGGAGGGTATTGAAGGCCTGAGTGGTCAGTATTTCTCCAACTGTGGACTGAAGAAAGTTCGTCCCAAGGCTCAGGATGACGCAGTGGCAAAGAAGCTCTGGGAAGTGAGCGAGAAGTTTTGCGGCCtggcttga